The nucleotide sequence TCCGTCCAAAGGGTGGTTCCCCCTGTGGCGGCATCATAGATGGTGAAGGTGACGGAATACGAGCCATCCGCCACTGGATTGCCACCGCCGTCCTTCAGGATACCTTGAAAGTTGATGAGCTGGGGGACGGCGCCAAAGGCGATGGAACCGAACAAACACACCACGACCACTCCAAGAAACGTCCGAAAGCGTTTCATTGCTCCTCCTTTCTTTTTCCCCCGTATTGAGGGGTTGTTTTTTTTTGTTTTTTTGGGCTATCCCACCCGTTAAAAAATTTAATCGGCGGCCGGCAATTTTGTCAAGAAAAAAAGACGTTTTTGGGCTTGACAGGCCGGAGGGGGCTTTGTAAGTTCGGCTTTTTGGTGGAGTGAAAATTAGGCAGCAGGGCACAGGAAATTTTTTTTAAGTCCGCTTGTTATAAATTTCACAAGCGTCGGGCGCTTAACAGAGCGAAGCGGAGAGGAGTTTTAGGCAAAAAATGGGTCGGAAATGGCAGGTGACCCTCGCGGTTCTGGCAATTTTGGGGTACGGCGGGTGGGTGATTGCCGAGTTGAACACCAACGTCGGCTATGCCCCCGAACAGCCGCTTCCCTTTTCGCACAAAATTCACGCCGGGGACAACAAAATTCCCTGCTTGTACTGCCACGCGCCGGCGGAGAAAAGCCGGCATGCCACCGTGCCGCCGATGAACACCTGCATGGGCTGCCACAAATCGGTCGCCGTCACCAAGGAAAACGTGGTCAAGCTGGCCGCCGCCTACAAAGCGGATACGGCCATCTCCTGGGTGCGGGTGCATTCGCTCCCGGACTTCACCTACTTTTCTCACCGGTGGCATCTGGCAAAGGGAATCGCCTGCCAGACCTGCCACGGGCCGGTTGAAACGATGGATAAAATCGTTCAAGTTCAGAAATTGAACATGGGTTGGTGCGTGGACTGTCACCGGCAGAACAAGGCCTCCACGGAATGTATCACCTGTCACAATTAAGATGAGCGAAAACGGCCACAAAAAATTGCGGTACTGGGTGAGCTTGGAGGATTTCTCCAGCGATCCGGCAGTCGAAAAGGCCCGGCAGGAGGAGTTTTTCTCCAAACCGGAAACCGTGATGGATGAACTGGATAAAAACGGTTCGGCTTTTTCCCGCCGGGACATGCTCAAGCTGGCCGGAGTCGCCGCGGTGTTCGCCGCCGCCGGCTGCGCCCGCAAACCGGTTGAAAAATTAATCCCCTACGTCAACCAGCCGGAAGAAATCATCCCCGGCGTGCCCGTTTGGTATGCCTCCACTTGCGGGGAATGCGCGGCGGGGTGCGGCGTTCTGGTTAAAACGCGCGAAGGGCGACCGATTAAAATGGAGGGGAACCCGGATCATCCATTAAATGCCGGGAAACTGTGTGCAACGGGCCAGGCCTCGGTCTTAAACCTCTACGACCCGGACCGTTTGCGAGGTCCGGTCAAACTTTCACGCCCGGGTGGAATGAAACAGGAGGTTTCCTGGGGACAGGCGGATTCCGACATCTCCCAGTCGCTCAAAACGGCGGGGGGCAAAGTTCGGCTGCTCACCGGCACCATTCACGGGCCCGCCCGGAGACGCTTGATTGCTGATTTTCTGAACGCCTTCCCGGGCACCCGTCACATTACGTACGACGCCATTTCAGAAGAAGAGATTCGGGTATCACAGGGTATTTGCTACGGCGAGTCGATTCTGCCGCGCTACCGTTTTGATAAAGCAGAGGTTTTGGTGCTGCTCGCCGGAGACCCGCTGGCGGGGAGCCATTCCCCGGTGGAATTCGCCCGCGGCTTTGCCGCCGGACGGAAAATCAAAGACGGCTCGATGTCGAAGGTCATCTCCTTCGAGCCGATTCTTTCGCTTACCGGAAGTTCTGCCGATGTGCACTATCAAGTCAAACCGGAGGATTTGGTCAAGGTTGCCCTGGGGTTGGCCAACGAACTGGTGGTTATTCAAGGAAAGTCGGCTTTCGCCGGAAACGGCACGGTGGTTTCCGCTCTCCGGCCGTATTCAGCCGCCACGGTTGAGAAAGAAGTTGGGCTGCCGGAGGGGAGCATCAAAGCAACCGTTTCCGAGCTCTGGAAGGCCCGCGGAAAAAGTTTGGTCTATGCCGCCGGAATGGTTTCGAAAGACCGCTCGGCGGTCGAGCTGCAGATTGCCGTCAACTTCCTGAATTCCGCGTTGGAAAACGAAGGGGTAACGGTCGACGGTGCGCTTTCGTCCAGCAACCAGTCGCAGAGTTCATTCGGCGACGTTTTGGATTTAATCGCCAATATGAAAGCGGGGAAAATCGAAGTTTTGGTAATGGCCGGCGTCAATCCGGTTTATTCGCTGCCCCCCTCGGCCGGGTTTGCCGAGGCGTTGCGGTCGGTCAAGAAAGTGGTCTATCTCGGCGACCGGGTGGACGAAACCGGAGAGCTTTGCGACTACGTTTTGCCCACGACGCACCCGCTTGAATCGTGGGGGGATGCCGAGCCGCAAAAAGGGGTTTTTGGGCTGATGCAGCCGGCCATCGGAAAAATTTTCGACTCCCGCAGTTTTGAGGATTCGCTGCTCTCGTTCGCCCGCGGGGCCAAAGCGGGAAGCTTGGGTGTTTCCAATGAGACGTTTGCCGGGTATTTAAAGTCCGTTTGGCAAAAAGAGATTTACGCCCGCTACAATTTGGCGGGGACGTTTGATGATTTCTGGAAAAACGGTTTGCGGCGCGGGGTCTTTTCGGCTCGCAACGAGGACGCTACAGCGACCCCCCGCCGCTTTAAAATTGAATCGCTGGCGCAAATCGGCCGCCCGGCCAAAGTGGATACGCGTCATCGTCTCGTTTTGTGGGCCAACGGCCTGCAGTATGACGGCCGCCATCAGAACAACGCCTGGCTTTTGGAGACGCCTGATCCGGTTTCCAAAATCACTTGGGATAATTTTGTCTCCGTCGCCCCCAAAACAGCCGACGAGCTCGGCCTGAAGGAATCGGACGTGGTCAAACTTTCCGCTTCCGGCGTCGAAGCGGAAATTCCGGTGCACATCCAGCCCGGCTTGCACCCCGCGGTTTTGGCGGTGGCGGTCGGCTGGGGAAGGAAACGGGCGGGGCGGTACGGCGACGGGGTCGGTGTGAACGGTTTCGGCTGGGGAAAAATTCAAAAAAACCGGCTTTTGACCGCCGCGCTCCCGGTCGAAATTTCCAAAACCGGCAAAAGCCATCCTTTGGCCTGCGTGCAGCTCCACCATTTAATCGAACACCGGCCGATTGTGCAGGAAGCGTCCTTGGAGGAATACCGCAAAGACCCGAAGGCGGGGCATTTCGAACATCCCCTTTTCGAGCGGCAGCCCTCGATGTGGAAGCCGCACGAGTACAAGGCGGAAAAGTGGGGGATGGCGATCGATTTGAACGCCTGCATCGGCTGCAATGCCTGTGTGGTTGCCTGCCAGTCGGAAAACAACATCCCCGCGGTCGGCAAGGATCAAGTTTTGCGCGGACGAGAGATGCATTGGATGCGCATCGACCGCTACTACTCCGGCGAGCCGGAAAACCCGGAGGTGGTGCACCAGCCGATGCTCTGCCAGCACTGCGACAACGCCCCCTGCGAAACGGTCTGCCCAACCTTGGCCACCACCCACTCGGCCGACGGCTTGAACCAGCAGATATACAACCGCTGCGTGGGAACGAGATATTGCTCGAACAACTGCCCCTACAAAGTGCGACGCTTCAACTTTTTCCAGTACACCCATTTTTACGACGAGCCGGGGCAGTCGCCGCTTGAGCTGGTGTTAAATCCGGACGTGACCGTGCGCACCCGCGGGATTATGGAAAAATGCACCTTCTGCGTGCAGCGCATCCGAGAAGGGAGGGAACGGGCCAAGGAATTGGGGAAAAAACTCTCGGACGGGGACATCGTCACTGCCTGCCAGCAGACCTGCCCCGGCGAGGCGATAGTTTTCGGCGATTTGAATGACCCGGAAAGCCGCGCGCACAAGCTATCCGTGCGGGAGGAGCGCGGCTATAAAGTGATTGACATGCTGAACACCCAGCCCGCCATCACCTATCTGACCAAAATTCGCAACCGGGAAGGGGACAAAGAAGCATGAATGCCGACACTACCACCCGGGCCCCTTTGATTCCGGCGCGCATCACAATGACGGACGTGACCGCCGACGTGCTTCGCCCTATCGAGCGGCCGGGAAAGCTCTGGTATCTCGGGCTTTTCGTTTCCCTTGCCGCGCTGGCCTTCGGTGTCTGGGCGGTGGCCGTGCAACAGATGAAGGGGGTCGGCGTCTGGGGTTTGCGCAACCCGGTGATGTGGGCCTTTGACATCACCAATTTCGTTTTCTGGATTGGCATCGGGCATGCGGGGACGTTGATTTCCGCCATTCTCTATTTGCTCCGGCAGCGCTGGCGCACCTCCATCAACCGCTCCGCGGAAGCGATGACCATTTTCGCCGTGATGACCGCCGGGCTTTTCCCGCTCATCCACCTTGGACGCACCTGGTACGCCTACTGGCTTTTCCCCTATCCCAACGAGCGGCTTTTGTGGGTGAACTTCCGCTCCCCTTTGCTCTGGGACGTTTTTGCCGTCTCCACCTACTTCACCATATCGCTTGTTTTCTGGTATCAGGGACTCGTGCCGGATTTGGCCACCGTGCGGGATCGGGCAAAATCGAAAATCAAGAAACTTTTGTACGGTATCTTCTCGTTGGGCTGGACCGGCTCGGCCCGGGACTGGAACCATTACGAAAAGGCGTATCTGCTTCTGGCGGCGCTTTCCACGCCGCTGGTTTTGTCCGTGCATTCCATCGTCTCCTTTGATTTCGCCGTCTCCATCCTCCCGGGCTGGCACACGACCATTTTCCCCCCCTATTTCGTGGCGGGGGCGATTTTTTCCGGTTTTGCCATGGTGATGACGTTGCTCGTCGTTTTGCGCCGGGTGTTCAGGCTCGAAGAGTACATCGGGATGCACCATCTGGAGATGATGAACAAAATCATTCTGGTCACCTCCTGGATGGTGGGGTATGCCTATATGGTGGAGGCCTTCACCGCCTGGTATTCAG is from Verrucomicrobiia bacterium and encodes:
- a CDS encoding cytochrome c3 family protein — its product is MGRKWQVTLAVLAILGYGGWVIAELNTNVGYAPEQPLPFSHKIHAGDNKIPCLYCHAPAEKSRHATVPPMNTCMGCHKSVAVTKENVVKLAAAYKADTAISWVRVHSLPDFTYFSHRWHLAKGIACQTCHGPVETMDKIVQVQKLNMGWCVDCHRQNKASTECITCHN
- the nrfD gene encoding NrfD/PsrC family molybdoenzyme membrane anchor subunit; the protein is MNADTTTRAPLIPARITMTDVTADVLRPIERPGKLWYLGLFVSLAALAFGVWAVAVQQMKGVGVWGLRNPVMWAFDITNFVFWIGIGHAGTLISAILYLLRQRWRTSINRSAEAMTIFAVMTAGLFPLIHLGRTWYAYWLFPYPNERLLWVNFRSPLLWDVFAVSTYFTISLVFWYQGLVPDLATVRDRAKSKIKKLLYGIFSLGWTGSARDWNHYEKAYLLLAALSTPLVLSVHSIVSFDFAVSILPGWHTTIFPPYFVAGAIFSGFAMVMTLLVVLRRVFRLEEYIGMHHLEMMNKIILVTSWMVGYAYMVEAFTAWYSENPFERFTFWNRAFGSMWWCYWIMVVCNFIIPQIFWFGWARRHIATMFIVSIFVNIGMWFERFTIIVTSLYRDFLPASWENYAPTIYEIGMTVGSFGFFMTFFFLFARFLPSLSLAEVKGVLVNPSGKESHKHSEVLHG
- a CDS encoding TAT-variant-translocated molybdopterin oxidoreductase; amino-acid sequence: MSENGHKKLRYWVSLEDFSSDPAVEKARQEEFFSKPETVMDELDKNGSAFSRRDMLKLAGVAAVFAAAGCARKPVEKLIPYVNQPEEIIPGVPVWYASTCGECAAGCGVLVKTREGRPIKMEGNPDHPLNAGKLCATGQASVLNLYDPDRLRGPVKLSRPGGMKQEVSWGQADSDISQSLKTAGGKVRLLTGTIHGPARRRLIADFLNAFPGTRHITYDAISEEEIRVSQGICYGESILPRYRFDKAEVLVLLAGDPLAGSHSPVEFARGFAAGRKIKDGSMSKVISFEPILSLTGSSADVHYQVKPEDLVKVALGLANELVVIQGKSAFAGNGTVVSALRPYSAATVEKEVGLPEGSIKATVSELWKARGKSLVYAAGMVSKDRSAVELQIAVNFLNSALENEGVTVDGALSSSNQSQSSFGDVLDLIANMKAGKIEVLVMAGVNPVYSLPPSAGFAEALRSVKKVVYLGDRVDETGELCDYVLPTTHPLESWGDAEPQKGVFGLMQPAIGKIFDSRSFEDSLLSFARGAKAGSLGVSNETFAGYLKSVWQKEIYARYNLAGTFDDFWKNGLRRGVFSARNEDATATPRRFKIESLAQIGRPAKVDTRHRLVLWANGLQYDGRHQNNAWLLETPDPVSKITWDNFVSVAPKTADELGLKESDVVKLSASGVEAEIPVHIQPGLHPAVLAVAVGWGRKRAGRYGDGVGVNGFGWGKIQKNRLLTAALPVEISKTGKSHPLACVQLHHLIEHRPIVQEASLEEYRKDPKAGHFEHPLFERQPSMWKPHEYKAEKWGMAIDLNACIGCNACVVACQSENNIPAVGKDQVLRGREMHWMRIDRYYSGEPENPEVVHQPMLCQHCDNAPCETVCPTLATTHSADGLNQQIYNRCVGTRYCSNNCPYKVRRFNFFQYTHFYDEPGQSPLELVLNPDVTVRTRGIMEKCTFCVQRIREGRERAKELGKKLSDGDIVTACQQTCPGEAIVFGDLNDPESRAHKLSVREERGYKVIDMLNTQPAITYLTKIRNREGDKEA